A section of the Trachemys scripta elegans isolate TJP31775 chromosome 10, CAS_Tse_1.0, whole genome shotgun sequence genome encodes:
- the LYSMD2 gene encoding lysM and putative peptidoglycan-binding domain-containing protein 2: protein MAEFPPVPLSLREEPPGARSGSESESEAELSQSLARTKIRSYGSTASVAAPLAERYLEHRLSAGDTLQGIALKYGVTMEQIKRANKLFTNDCIFLRKTLNIPVISEKPLLFNGLNSLESPENEIIDISLCGEGPITVQEESSSSSPSPQEPDNQPAAPEELSAKDFLHRLDLQIKLSKQAARKLKDEDIREEDEESPYATSSYHQ from the exons ATGGCAGAGTTCCCGCCAGTGCCGCTCTCCCTGCGGGAGGAGCCCCCGGGCGCCCGCTCTGGCTCCGAGTCCGAGTCGGAGGCCGAACTGTCGCAGAGCCTGGCCCGCACCAAGATCCGCTCGTACGGCAGCACGGCCAGCGTAGCGGCCCCCCTGGCGGAGCGCTACCTGGAGCATCGCCTCAGCGCGGGCGACACGCTGCAGGGCATCGCGCTCAAGTATGGAGTTACG aTGGAACAAATAAAAAgggcaaataaactatttaccAATGACTGTATATTCCTGAGGAAAACTCTgaatattccagttatatcagaGAAGCCGTTACTGTTCAATGGACTTAATTCGCTGGAATCGCCTGAGAATGAAATTATTGACATTTCTCTTTGTGGTGAAGGACCAATAACAGTTCAGGAAGAGAGTAGTTCTTCTTCTCCCAGTCCTCAAGAACCTGACAATCAACCTGCTGCACCCGAAGAACTATCTGCCAAAGATTTTCTACATAGACTGGACTTGCAGATTAAGTTGTCCAAACAGGCAGCCAGGAAACTAAAAGATGAAGATATCAG AGAGGAGGATGAGGAAAGTCCCTATGCAACTTCTTCCTATCACCAGTAG